One Setaria italica strain Yugu1 chromosome II, Setaria_italica_v2.0, whole genome shotgun sequence DNA segment encodes these proteins:
- the LOC101762229 gene encoding adenylate isopentenyltransferase 3, chloroplastic yields the protein MSLYLAPTAAIAAAAAALPRLVEPPIDVKRLERGMALPMPPAPPPPPLVNVNRYVGAKHKAVVVMGATGTGKSRLAVDLALQFGGEVINSDKIQVHAGLDVATNKVTEEERAGVPHHLLGVAHPDDDFTAADFRREASRAAGAIAARGRLAIIAGGSNSYVEELVDGDRRAFRERFDCCFLWVDVQLPVLRGYVARRVDDMCARGLVSEIAAAFDRRRADYSRGIWRAIGAPELDAYLRWSGDDEGERDRLLAAAVQDIKSNTCRLACRQRAKIQRLSKLWRVRRVDATEVFRRRGDDADEAWQRLVAAPCIDVVRSFLHNDAAAMADDLALEVPVFAPTPAAAVAV from the coding sequence ATGTCACTCTACTTGGCGCCCacggccgccatcgccgccgctgccgccgccctcccaaGGCTAGTAGAACCTCCCATCGACGTGAAGCGGCTGGAACGGGGCATGGCGCTTCCCatgccaccggcgccgccgccaccaccgctcgtAAACGTCAATAGGTACGTGGGAGCAAAGCACAAGGCCGTGGTGGTGATGGGCGCGACGGGAACAGGCAAGTCTCGCCTCGCCGTGGACCTCGCCCTCCAATTCGGCGGCGAGGTGATCAACTCCGACAAGATCCAGGTACACGCCGGCCTGGACGTTGCCACGAACAAGGTGACAGAGGAGGAGCGCGCCGGCGTGCCACACCACCTGCTCGGGGTGGCGCACCCCGACGACGACTTCACGGCCGCGGACTTCCGGCGCGAGgcgtcccgcgccgccggcgcgatcgccgcgcgcggccgcctcGCGATCATCGCCGGCGGGTCCAACTCGTACGTCGAGGAGCTCGTCGACGGCGACCGCCGCGCGTTCCGGGAGCGGTTCGACTGCTGCTTCCTCTGGGTGGACGTGCAGCTCCCCGTGCTGCGCGGCTACGTGGCCCGCCGCGTCGACGACATGTGCGCCCGCGGCCTCGTCAGCGagatcgccgccgccttcgaccGGCGCCGCGCCGACTACTCCCGCGGCATCTGGCGCGCCATTGGCGCCCCCGAGCTCGACGCGTACCTGCGGTGgtccggcgacgacgagggcgaGCGTGACCggctgctggccgccgccgtccaggaCATCAAGTCCAACACCTGCCGGCTTGCGTGCCGGCAGCGCGCCAAGATCCAGCGGCTATCGAAGCTGTGGCGCGTCCGCCGCGTGGACGCCACGGAGGTcttccggcggcgcggcgacgacgccgacgaggcgtgGCAGCGGCTCGTCGCCGCGCCATGCATCGACGTGGTGCGCTCCTTCCTGCACAACGAtgccgccgccatggctgaTGATCTGGCCCTTGAAGTGCCCGTGTTCGCTcccacgccggcggccgccgtcgcagTGTAG